The genome window CATCGACGCGAGCGTCGACCCCCTCCCAAGCCAGAGGCACCCAAGCCGCCAAAGACCCAGCAAATGGTTAAGCCGACAGCGCGCACGTCTTCTCCCGATGTGTCACCACAGGCTTCTCCGGTCAGCGTCAAGGCGCTAGGGCTAGATACGGCAATCACAGGCATCAACGTGAGTGCGCCTACGATTGGTGATATTAACGTCAATCAACAGGCCATGCCGATGTATCGCGTGAATCCTCGTTACCCTACACGGGCACAACGACGAGGTGTGGAAGGCTTCGTGTTGCTGAAATTTACGATTAATGCCTCTGGTCAACCTGTTGATATTGACATTATCAAAGCAAAACCGAAGCATATGTTTGAACGTGAGGCTATTCGCGCTTTGAAGCGTTGGAAGTACAAACCGAAAGAAGTGAATGGCAAAGCGGTGTCGCAACCAGGGCAAACGGTTAAGTTACAATTTAGGTTAACAAAATGATGAAAGCGCATAGATTGTTACGAGCTGCGGTGTGGCTAACAGCGGGCTGGATTACCTTAGTGGCGTCGACACAAGCCGCCACATTAAGTGCGCCTATTGCAGCCAAGGCATTGAAAGCCAAAAAGCTTGCGGATAAAGAGCACTACCAACAGGCGATTGATGTGTTGGTACCGATGCCAAAACGTGGTTATGACCAAGCTTATATTGCACGTATGCTGGGCATCTTTTATTGGCAAAATGAACAGCTTGAACCGTCAATAAAGGCGCTCACCATTGCGGTCAATTCCAATGAGCTGGAAGCACAATCCATGTGGTCAACGCGACATATGTTGGCGGATGTTTTGCTAATAGACAAACAGTATGACAAAGCTTTACATCAATACTACCGCTTAGCTAAACGCTTACCTAAGGGGAATAAAGGCGATAAAATTTGGTTGCGCATTAGCCAAATTCATTATCAATTAGGCCAATGGCGAAAGACCCTGAGAGGCGTGCAACACTATGAGCAGCTGGGAATGCCCGATGCTGTGCAGCCATTGTCGTTAAAAGTCGGTGCCCAGCTGCAGCTATCGCAATGGGCAGGCGCGATCATTAGCTTGAAACGCTTGCTCTTGCTTGAGCCGGATAAAAAGCAATGGTGGATGCAATTAGTGAACCTTGAAATGCGCACAAAACGCTATGGCGATGCCTTGGATTCACTGGCTTTAGCTCGATTACAAGGCATTCCCTTTGAGCAACATGACCGTCAATTGTTGGCTCAGCTATATGCTCAGAACGGCATTCCTGAACGTGCGGCGCAGGTAATGAGTACGATAAAAGGGTTGGCAAATAATACTAACTTATTGGTCACACAAGCACAGTATTGGCAACGAGCGAAAGCATGGGATAAGGCCATTGAAACATGGCAATTGGCGGCGCGGCGCGATAAGCAATACCATTGGCAGGTCGCGCAACTGATGCTGCAGCAAGGCCAATATCAAGCGGTTTTAAGTGTACTCGACAAGGTTGAGGAGCCTGAGCACAAAGCCGATGTGGCGTTAGCACGAACACGGGCTCTCTATCAGCTTCACCAAGTCGATCATGCATTAAAGCAAGCTTATTATGCCAATCGTGTTCAACCCTCCGTGGAAGCGAAAAGTTGGATTCGATACTTAAAACACTTGAAACGATTAAGCAAAAAGCACACCTCGTAGAGGACGAATACATCGTATTGCTTCAAGCCAATGAGCGTGTTTGTCATTGGCTTTTTTCATTGCCTCGTCTGTGGTTTGAGAGGTCACTCGAAAACACAGACCGCCTGATTCATTAAAGCATTTTTTATTCTTGAGGTGCTTCGCGGCAGCCTATCTTGTGTGAAAGGACGGAGGGTCACTCCCGTTATACTGAGGTTTCTTATAGTCAACCCAGTAGGTGATAGTGATGAGACGACTCACATCTAAGGCGGTAACGATATCGTTATGGTCACTTTTCCCCAGTTTAGTCAGCGCGCCACTAGCCGCGAGCGAGAGCGCGACGAATGCCACCGATCCGGATGTCGCATTAGCCAACGAATATCGCCCATCCATCGAGATTCATCGCTATTGGTTTAGTGAAAAATACGATGGAATTCGAGCTATTTGGGATGGTCACCAACTGATCACACGGACCGGCAAACGGATTCATGCGCCTGATTGGTTCACGGCGGATTTCCCAGAGGTATGGATCGAAGGAGAGCTCTGGGCTGGGCGTGGTCACTTTAATACGGTGCAAAACACGGTTCTCGATCGCAATCCAGATGATAACGCTTGGCGAAGGATCCGTTGGATGGTTTTCGATATGCCTCACAGTGAGGGGCTTTACCCGCAACGCTATGCGCGCCTGTCGCAATGGGTCGACGATTTCCAGCGCTCTCATGTTCAACGTGTTAGGCATCAATCGATTCAATCTCACCAGCAACTCTTCAAGGCGCTGTCTCACATTGATGAGCAACAGGGGGAAGGTGTGATGCTGCAATCGGTTCAAGACGAGTATCATCCAGGGCGCAGTGATGCGTTATTGAAATTGAAACGAGTCGCCGATGCTGAAGCGGTGGTGATTGGGTATAAGCCAGGGCAGGGTCAATGGCATGGATTGGTCGGCTCGTTAAAAGTTCGAGACGCGAATGGCCAAGTATTTTATTTGGGAAGCGGCTTAACCGAGCAGCAACGTCGCCATCCACCTGCCATTGGTAGCACGGTCACTTTTCGGTTTAATGGGCTCACTCATACCGGAAAACCAAGATTTGCTCGATTTTTACGAACCCGTCTCGATCAGTAAGTGCATCGCCAATGGGAAAGGCACTGGCTAATGATTTTGTCCGACAGCGATGGAGCATCGTTTGAAGAGATCTTGCCAATACTGGATATGTGCAGAAATGGCATGACGAAACTGACGGTGCGTGGTGACAATTGGCAGCGTGTAAGTAGGCGCGCTGTCAGGGGACAATGGTGACAATAGCGACAATTGCGGCTCAATATCGAGGTAAGCGCCATCAATACGTGATAAGTACGGCTGAATCTCACCAATGAAAAAGCGCTGAAAGACATTACGTAGATGTTCAAGGCGTGTCTTGTCTGCGTGTCGGCCACACCATATTTGGGCATCATTGCTTCGTAACTGACGGGTGATAACCGTTAACCATTGTGTGGCGTGTTGCATCGAATAGCGGAGATCGCCAATGAGTGGGTGCTTGTCCAACGTTTCTTGGTAAGACGTGATGGTGGGGGGCGCGTGTTGCCAGTCGCGGGCGGCGATCCAGCGATGAATGTGATTGAGCTGGGTTAAGGCGGCGCGGGTGTGTCCATAGTTGCGTTGCTCTTTATACCAGCGTTGCGGTGTGAATTGGCGTCGCATGACATCACTGGTGTATAAAAAATTCTGCCAATGCTGGATGATGTGCTCTTGTTTAACCAATGCTAAGACTTGAATTTGTTTGCGAAACTGTGTACTTAGCTTTGTATTCTGGCCGCATTGATGAAGGCCATGTAGGATCTGCAATTGGTAATCGAGGTTGCGAAACGCATCTTGGACTTTGCCTAATATTGAGTTGCGGTTAGCAATTAAATGGAAAAGATCACATTGGCGAAACTGATAACTGTCCAGTAATCCAAGAGAGACTGAAGGAATAGGGTGATGCAATTGTCTTTTACTGGGTAATGGCTTGCTGTGAAACGATGGTGAGGATAATGAGCTCACGTTTTGCACATTGGCGATGCGCTGTAGGTAAGTATTGAACTGGTTGTCAATTGACGAGCCAGTATTCCACTGGCAAGCGCTGATGAGGAGAGCCAAGAAACCGATCATTACACGGATACACAGTTTCATCGTGATGCTCTCCTTTTTCGGTGAATAGCGATACCTTTAGTTTAGAATATATCAGTGGCTAATCATGATTGATTCCGTCGCCCATTTTTTCAGCCCCACCGCATCTTTGCAACCAGTGCAAGCGTTTACCAAGCAATAACGCGGCAGCCACAAGTGCAACAATAAATCCAAACCAAAAGCCTTTGGCTCCCATTGATGGCACCACAAGGTTGGTTCGTCCTAAAATATAGCCGACGGGTAAGCCCAGTATCCAATAGGCAAAGAAGGTGCGCACCAGTATGGCATTCATATCTTTGTATCCGCGCAGGGCACCTGCCGCCACGACTTGAACCGCGTCCGCACATTGATAGATAGCCGCAAATAAAAGCAGTTGCATCGCCAGAGTGATCACTTGCTCGTTGTCTGTATAAATCTCAGCAATGCTTTGACGTAACACTACGGTCAATGCCGCGGTAATCACTGCGGTGCCTAACGCCACTATCAAGCCAACATTAGAAGCAATGGTTGCTCCACGCAGGTTCTCTTCACCTAATTTGCCCCCAACGCGGATAGAAACAGCACCACCAATACTCATGGGTAACATAAAAATAAGAGATGAAAAGTTAACCGCAATTTGATGAGAAGCGACGACCATTGGACCAAGCGGAGCAACCAGCAGTGCGACTACAGCAAACAAGGTCACTTCAAAGAAAATTGAAGCCGCAACAGGAAAACCTAGGCGAAATAAATTGAATTGGGTTTGCCACTGCGGTTTATGAAATTGACCAAACACGTCAATGTGAGCCAACTTTTTGGAGGTGATCACGTAAAAGACGATAAGTGCTAACATGATCCAATATACAATCGCCGTCGCAATGCCACAGCCGACCCCGCCAAAAGCTGGGACCCCAAACTTGCCATACACAAAGATCCAGTTTAATGGCACGTTGCATAATAAACCGATGAAACCAATCACCATCGCGGGTTTTGTTAAGGCCATCCCGTCGGTATAACTACGAAAAGCTTGAAATAATAAAAATGCCGGAACGGCAAATACCACCGCATGCAAATAGCCGATGGTTTTGTCCTGCATGGTTTTCTCTATCCCCATGAGTTCGACAATCACGCCAGCATTCAATAATAATATAATCGTTGGAATACTGAGTAAGAGCGCCATCGAAATGCCTTGCTGTACTTCAAAGGGAATTTTCTTTTGACGAGACGCCCCGTTTAACTGGGCAATGACTGGCACTAACGACATCAGTAAGCCGACACCGAATAAAATAATAGGCGTCCATAAACTGGCGGCCACTGACACGGCGGCCATGTCCGTTGCGCTGACACCACCGGCCATGATGGTGTCGACAAAACTCATTCCTGTTTGCGCAATGGAAGCGACCAAAATCGGCGATGCTAACTTGATCAAGTTCAACGTTTCTTGTTTGTAGTGTTGCACAAAGTTCTCCCAAAGGACGTAAAGATGATAGGCGGATTTACCGATTATTATTGTGATTTTTGGAACGAATCATAATGAAATGTGGTGAATAGAGCCAGCTATTTCATAGGTTTGCATTGGACTTATTGTATCAAGACATATCACTTATTCTATGACACAAAAAAAGCATCGCCATCGACGATGCTTTTCGCTAGAAAAAGATCGCCGTGGTCTATTCTCGCTTGATAGTGTCACTTTGTTGATGGGTTCTCATATTATGCTGAACTTGCTGCGCTAATGAATCTATGTCTTCCCCGTTGGCTGCGAGCAGTGTATTTAATAAGGGAAGAACCGCTCCGAGTTTTTCTTCAATCGCGTCTCGCACCGTATCCACGACCACTTGTGTTCCGCGCTCGATTTCAATATTGATCTCAGATCCTGGCTGTTTTAACTCGAAGGTCGTCATACGACGCGTTTCTGGAATTAACCAAACATCAAACCAATGCTCTTGTTTATTAACGTCAGAAATGGTCAGGCTTGCGCCATTGAGGGCGATATAGCCTTTTGGGAAAATGTATTTCAACCAGTGTGGTTCTACACGAATACGAATACGATAATTGTCATCGATGGCTTGCACATCCAGCACGGTGGCTCGAAAGTCTACATGCCCTGACAGCGGATGACCGCCAATCTCTGCGCCATCTTTGGCCGCACGTTCAACATTGATCGCTTGTCCTTCGACGAATTCACTCAAGGTGGTAATCATTAAGCTCTTGAGCATCACGTCAAATTTAACCCGTGTAGGTGATAATAGTGCCGTTACCGTTAAACAGACTCCATCAACTGCGACACTGGCACCGATGGATAAGTCTTCGCAAAAACCGGTTTCGAACTCAATCTCGAAAGTTCGGATACCTTGATGATCTTGAATGGAAGCAATGTGAGCGACAGATTGAATGATACCGGTAAACATAATGCGTTATCCCTGATGTGGTGTAAGCCACTTATACTGAATGGCACGTGGAAACTCTGGCTTATCTTACCTGTATCTCACAGTGATTAGCAACTCACTGGCGCGTTCAATCATATTTATGCATAACACGTGTTATTCGCTTTTGGTTATCTCATCAATCAATACGATGGCGTGGTTTAAGTAGTCTCCGCCAAACAGATAGCAGTGATTCAAGATATGATACAGGTTATAAATGGCTTTGCGATGCCAGTAGCCATCATCCAGTGGCCAAATCGAGTGATAGCCATCATAAAACGCGGCTGGAAATTCGCCAAACAGTTCTGTCATAGCGAGGTCACATTCACGATCGCCCCAGTAGCTAGCAGGGTCATAGCATATCGGTGCAGAAGGCGTTTGTCCGACATTGCCTCGCCATAAATCGCCATGAAGTAGAGCCGGTTTCGGGTGGTGATGAGACAACCGTTCTTTGATCAGTGCGACAAATGCCTCAATTTCCACCAAGGCCATATTCTTTTCTTTAAGTAATTGTAGCTGCCAACCAATGCGCTGTTCGGCAAAAAACTGATGCCACTTATTGGTCCACACATTTGGCTGTGGGGTCGCGCCAATAAAATTATCGTCGTCATAGCCATATTGCTTTTGTTCTCCCCATTGGTGCAGCTTAGCCAGTTGTTGACCCAACTGATAACTGCAAGACTCTGACTGTAATGGAGAACTTGGAAGGTCTTCTAGTATGATAAAGGCGTGACTTTTTGTTTGACCGCTAATGATGGCTTTAGGAACCATAATAGTGTGCGTGTGAGATAAACGCGTGAGAGAGTCTTCTTCTGCTTGATATTGAGGAAGGAAATCTCGGGTATTGACCTTGACCACATAGCTATCGAGGCCATTGCTGATACGGTAAACATGGCTAATATTGCCGCCGTCGATCGCTTGTTTCTCTTTTATCGGAAAAGCGTGACCCAACGCTTGTGTCAGTTGTTCACTAATGGATGCCCACATCGTCGCCCCCTAAATTGGCATGACTTGATACTGAGAGTGTAGTGAATTAGAGACAGATTAGAAATCCGGTTCTCTACGTTCCGTGATACCGATTAATTTTACCTGTTACGCTGACGAGTATTATTATGCCCGCTAGAGTATTCTCATGAGCTTTGACTATAATAGTATTTTAGGGTTCATGTCGAGTGAACTGTGAGTAGGCAGTACACAATATTAAGAGAAATACCTGCAAATTACAGCAAAGCATTTGTCACAGTTAGGTGTCATCGCTTAGTATAAAGAAACGCAATTAATCCAAGCATTTGAAGCGGAGAAACAAAGTGGTTGTAGATACCGATGGTTACCTAGCACTGATCGAACATCTTTCCTTTAATCTTGATATTTTTACTAAAGATGGCGATATCGGTGAAGAAAGTATTGAAGATGTGGTGACTGACATGGTGGCAAGTAACATTATGGCCATTTTTGAACAAAACCCTGAGCTCCATTCAAGTATTCGCTTTAAGCTTTTAAAGGAAGCGGATGCGGTGGTTGAAGATTTGGGAGAAGTCTTGGCTGGGGTATGGGAAAAAAATGCCACGAATGAGCAAATTCGTTTTCTGGATGAATATGTTGCTTTGTTGAAAAACTTATTTGACTCAGCCGTTGCCACTTACGATTAATGCTCAATCTCGTCTCATTTGTTGATATGACGAAATTGCCAAAATCGAGCCGCCCAATACGGGTTATTCAATCGTGAAATCATTACGCCTTTGGATGATGAGGCGTGGATAAATCTTTGCTTACCTAAATATAAGCCCACGTGTTTCTCATTTTTAGTGATATGAAAGAAGACCAAATCGCCATAACGAGCATGGGATGGCGCAATACGCTTTCCCACTAAACTTTGTTGTTTGGTGGTTCTGGGAAGCGCCACTTGCCAAGTTTTTTCATAGGCAATTTGAACCAATGCTGAGCAATCCACACCTGTTGGTGTGGTTCCGCCCCAGCGGTAGGGAACACCGCGCCACTTTTCATAGAATTGATTCAGTGGCCTAGGCTGAGAGAGACTCTCCTGGTTTATGGTTGTTCGCGTTTCTGGGGGAGATGACGCTGAAGGGGTGGTGTTGCATCCAGACAAACTGACAACAACAAATAGAATAACCGTGACTGATCGTGTCCATGTGTTTAGGAGCCCAACAGTGAGATGTGATGTTGTCATAATGTCCTTGAGTGAGAGAAATCTAAGCATTTCTAGTGCACCATAACTAAATTATTACTGTGTCAATAAACAACACATTCCCAGTAAAATTTAATCACCGCGACCATTATTTATCTATATTACGGCGAAAGGGCAGGCAAATTAAACGATCTAACCATTGCTCGCGACTTCTTCTTGCAAAAGATAAACCTAACCGCATGGCGGGATGACCCAGCAAAGGATCAATGATATGCGTCCCTAATGACCGATCCCAGAAAGAAAAGACAAAGCCTAAATTACTATTATGTTCTTTTTCATTCAAACTGTGATGAATACGGTGGACGTCCGGTGTGACGATGAGCCAGCGCAATTGACGCTCTCTCAGGGGATGCAGTTTGATATTACAGTGATTAAAAATAAGCATACCACTAAAAAGTAATTCATAGACGACAACCCCTAATACTGGCGCACCCAGTAGAGTGACGGCACCGATTCGTACCCACAACATTAATAAAAACTCGATCGGGTGAAAACGAAGTGCTGTTGAAGTATCAAGGTCAGTATCGCTATGGTGTACTTGATGTACTCGCCACAACACAGGTAAACGATGCATCAATACATGAAAAAGATAGAGGGCTAAATCCAGCGCCAATACTGTCACGATAACAGCGATATAGGGGTTAATATTCAGTGTAACTAAAATGCCAAAATTGTGTTCTCGTGCCCACAATGCGGAACTTATCGCAAAGAAAGGAATGATGAAATGTGACAACGTCATGTTAATAGCGAATAACGAGAAGTGATTGAGCCAACGTAAGATTTTGACTTGTGCTAAGGTGCGCCGTGGTCGATTGGATTCCCAAATTGCGAGCACCAAAAATACCAGTAAGAAAAATCCCCACTGCAGCCAAGCATTATAGTAATTCATGGTTAATCCTTTTTACCAACGAACGGTTTTATTCAGCATTTATCAAAGTTTACTAGCGAACTGTCACCGGTATACGTAGAATTCTCATTATGGTTTTTTATTTAAGCATGTCATGAGAATTCACGGCTTCCATCATTTGTATCAATTCAGACTCAAACAATCAACTAAACCTTTTATTGCGAGAGGGGCGCAAATTACACGCTGTATGTATTGCCGCGTAGCCGAGTCATTATGTTTATGTGCCCACCAACCCGATATCAACACCCGTGTCGCGGCAATGTTGATCGTCTCGGAGAATGAAGTGTTTAAACCGAGTAATACTGGGCGATTAATCGCGGATACGATTAAAGATACCAGCGTTTTTCAATGGCACCGAACAGAGCCTTGCGCAGACATGTTGGCGCAACTCGCGGATGAAAAATATGCGCCTGTACTGGTATTCCCCGCAACCAGTGTCGAGGAGAAGGCCAAAGTCGTCACTGCATCATCATTCGTCGCCGATGACAAAATACCGCTCTTGGTCTTCATTGATGGCAGTTGGCGTGAAGCTAGGCGTATTTATCGAAAATCCGCCTATTTACAGTCTTTGCCAATGATGTCAATTACACCTGATACGGTTTCTGATTATATTATGCGTAAGTCTGAGAACGAGCAGTACTTGGCAACCGCCGAAGTGGCCTCATTGATTTTGCAAGAAATAGGGGAACCACAGGCAGCAAACGCTTTGCACTATTGGTTTAACGCCTTTAAAGAAACCTATTTAATGACGAAGAGCCGAGGTGTGGCCGATGACTCTCGACCACAGCTATCCTTATATTTACAATGGAAAAAACGGTTCACGTCGATAGAGGCACACCGCACATAGGTTACGATGGTAACGTGATGACAGTAAGAGGATGTCCCATGTATTATGGATTTGATATTGGTGGTACAAAAATTGAGTTTGGCGCTTTCAATAATCAGTTAGAGCGCGTGGCGAAAGAACGCTTAGCGACCAGTACTGATGATTATGACCAATTACTTGAATCGATCATCGAATTGGTCGAACGTCATGATAAGAAGTTTGGTGAAAAAGGGAAAATCGGTATTGGCCTACCGGGGATGGAAAATGCCAAAGACGGGACTCTGCTCACCGTGAACATTCCCGCAGCGAATGGCAAAGAGTTACGTCAGGACTTGCAAGAAAAGTTACAGCGTGACGTAAATATCGAAAATGATGCGAACTGCTTTGCTCTCTCCGAAGCATGGGACGATGAATTCCAAGGCCAAGGTTCGGTATTAGGGTTGATTATGGGAACGGGATTTGGCGGCGGTATTATTATTGATGGCCAAGTGCTGTCTGGACGCAATCACGTTGCTGGCGAAGTCGGTCATATGCGTGTGCCAATTGATGCATGGTTTGCATTAGGAGACAATCCACCTTTACTGGAATGCGGTTGCGGTAAACAAGGCTGCCTAGATAATTATTTATCTGGTCGTGGCTTTGAAACGCTTTATGCGCACGATTATGATGAACAATGTTCGGCGGAAGACATCATTAAAGCGTATCAGTCCAATGAGAAAAATGCGGTGGCGTTTGTCGATCGCTACTTAGAGTTTACTGCCATCTGTTTTGGCGGTTTGTTCACAGCCTTGGACCCTGGGGTTGTTGTGCTGGGTGGCGGGTTATCAAACTTTGAATTGTTGTATGAAGAACTTCCTAAACGCATTCCTCGTTATCTGATGTCGGTCGCAACCTGCCCTAAAATTATTCAAGCTCGTCATGGCGATTCCGGCGGCGTTCGCGGCGCGGCATTCCTGAATTTAGACACCTCGAAATGAGTGACGCACAGTGATACAGCATGCTCATGCCAGAGAATAGAAAGGGGCGCTAGAGAGCTCCCCTTACATAGATTCCATTCTTACTTCTGAGTCGGTTTTTTACCAATACCAACATTTTCTTTCGGCTTTAGCGTGATACGAGTAAAACCTAATTGACGAAAATGATTGTCACGATAATTACGCACTGCTTTTGTATCCGAGATCGCTTCAATTTGTTGCTCCATTTTCAGGTAATGGGTTAAATCGATCCCTTCTGCTGCAGCGACGGCTTCATGTGCTGAGCGATATTCTTGATAAGAGAAGACAAGGGTCTTTTCTTCATCATTATACGTGTACAGAATAGTACGAGACATAGTCGTTTCTCTTATTTCATAATCTTGACTGGCGAATTCTGCCTTGAACTCACCTAATTGTCACGCATTACACGGCATTTATTACTAGAATCAACACACATCTAATGATGGCGACGATGGGGAAATGAGACGATAGTCTTCTATTTCCTCAAGAGAATTAATATTAACAAACGCGTACGCTTCATCATTGAACACAACGTGACGGTGACTCAATTGCCTGATGAAGCCCATGAGACGGCGCTCTCCAGCGGCAAGATAGGCTTCAAGAACCGGTAAGCAACGACGCCGGATGACCACGAACGCTGGCTGTACTCGCTCCCCATCGCTTGCGACAAACGCGTCCATACCGTCGTCTTCTTGTTGAC of Vibrio zhugei contains these proteins:
- a CDS encoding energy transducer TonB, producing the protein MRRFLIALPVALSVAFGLFMLMAWMTHNGAKAPDHSDPVRFTMMMVEKESEVHRRERRPPPKPEAPKPPKTQQMVKPTARTSSPDVSPQASPVSVKALGLDTAITGINVSAPTIGDINVNQQAMPMYRVNPRYPTRAQRRGVEGFVLLKFTINASGQPVDIDIIKAKPKHMFEREAIRALKRWKYKPKEVNGKAVSQPGQTVKLQFRLTK
- a CDS encoding tetratricopeptide repeat protein; translated protein: MMKAHRLLRAAVWLTAGWITLVASTQAATLSAPIAAKALKAKKLADKEHYQQAIDVLVPMPKRGYDQAYIARMLGIFYWQNEQLEPSIKALTIAVNSNELEAQSMWSTRHMLADVLLIDKQYDKALHQYYRLAKRLPKGNKGDKIWLRISQIHYQLGQWRKTLRGVQHYEQLGMPDAVQPLSLKVGAQLQLSQWAGAIISLKRLLLLEPDKKQWWMQLVNLEMRTKRYGDALDSLALARLQGIPFEQHDRQLLAQLYAQNGIPERAAQVMSTIKGLANNTNLLVTQAQYWQRAKAWDKAIETWQLAARRDKQYHWQVAQLMLQQGQYQAVLSVLDKVEEPEHKADVALARTRALYQLHQVDHALKQAYYANRVQPSVEAKSWIRYLKHLKRLSKKHTS
- a CDS encoding DNA ligase, with protein sequence MRRLTSKAVTISLWSLFPSLVSAPLAASESATNATDPDVALANEYRPSIEIHRYWFSEKYDGIRAIWDGHQLITRTGKRIHAPDWFTADFPEVWIEGELWAGRGHFNTVQNTVLDRNPDDNAWRRIRWMVFDMPHSEGLYPQRYARLSQWVDDFQRSHVQRVRHQSIQSHQQLFKALSHIDEQQGEGVMLQSVQDEYHPGRSDALLKLKRVADAEAVVIGYKPGQGQWHGLVGSLKVRDANGQVFYLGSGLTEQQRRHPPAIGSTVTFRFNGLTHTGKPRFARFLRTRLDQ
- a CDS encoding DUF3080 family protein, translating into MKLCIRVMIGFLALLISACQWNTGSSIDNQFNTYLQRIANVQNVSSLSSPSFHSKPLPSKRQLHHPIPSVSLGLLDSYQFRQCDLFHLIANRNSILGKVQDAFRNLDYQLQILHGLHQCGQNTKLSTQFRKQIQVLALVKQEHIIQHWQNFLYTSDVMRRQFTPQRWYKEQRNYGHTRAALTQLNHIHRWIAARDWQHAPPTITSYQETLDKHPLIGDLRYSMQHATQWLTVITRQLRSNDAQIWCGRHADKTRLEHLRNVFQRFFIGEIQPYLSRIDGAYLDIEPQLSLLSPLSPDSAPTYTLPIVTTHRQFRHAISAHIQYWQDLFKRCSIAVGQNH
- a CDS encoding MATE family efflux transporter, translating into MQHYKQETLNLIKLASPILVASIAQTGMSFVDTIMAGGVSATDMAAVSVAASLWTPIILFGVGLLMSLVPVIAQLNGASRQKKIPFEVQQGISMALLLSIPTIILLLNAGVIVELMGIEKTMQDKTIGYLHAVVFAVPAFLLFQAFRSYTDGMALTKPAMVIGFIGLLCNVPLNWIFVYGKFGVPAFGGVGCGIATAIVYWIMLALIVFYVITSKKLAHIDVFGQFHKPQWQTQFNLFRLGFPVAASIFFEVTLFAVVALLVAPLGPMVVASHQIAVNFSSLIFMLPMSIGGAVSIRVGGKLGEENLRGATIASNVGLIVALGTAVITAALTVVLRQSIAEIYTDNEQVITLAMQLLLFAAIYQCADAVQVVAAGALRGYKDMNAILVRTFFAYWILGLPVGYILGRTNLVVPSMGAKGFWFGFIVALVAAALLLGKRLHWLQRCGGAEKMGDGINHD
- a CDS encoding riboflavin synthase subunit alpha; its protein translation is MFTGIIQSVAHIASIQDHQGIRTFEIEFETGFCEDLSIGASVAVDGVCLTVTALLSPTRVKFDVMLKSLMITTLSEFVEGQAINVERAAKDGAEIGGHPLSGHVDFRATVLDVQAIDDNYRIRIRVEPHWLKYIFPKGYIALNGASLTISDVNKQEHWFDVWLIPETRRMTTFELKQPGSEINIEIERGTQVVVDTVRDAIEEKLGAVLPLLNTLLAANGEDIDSLAQQVQHNMRTHQQSDTIKRE
- a CDS encoding fructosamine kinase family protein, with the protein product MWASISEQLTQALGHAFPIKEKQAIDGGNISHVYRISNGLDSYVVKVNTRDFLPQYQAEEDSLTRLSHTHTIMVPKAIISGQTKSHAFIILEDLPSSPLQSESCSYQLGQQLAKLHQWGEQKQYGYDDDNFIGATPQPNVWTNKWHQFFAEQRIGWQLQLLKEKNMALVEIEAFVALIKERLSHHHPKPALLHGDLWRGNVGQTPSAPICYDPASYWGDRECDLAMTELFGEFPAAFYDGYHSIWPLDDGYWHRKAIYNLYHILNHCYLFGGDYLNHAIVLIDEITKSE
- a CDS encoding DUF3802 family protein; translated protein: MVVDTDGYLALIEHLSFNLDIFTKDGDIGEESIEDVVTDMVASNIMAIFEQNPELHSSIRFKLLKEADAVVEDLGEVLAGVWEKNATNEQIRFLDEYVALLKNLFDSAVATYD
- a CDS encoding C40 family peptidase; translation: MTTSHLTVGLLNTWTRSVTVILFVVVSLSGCNTTPSASSPPETRTTINQESLSQPRPLNQFYEKWRGVPYRWGGTTPTGVDCSALVQIAYEKTWQVALPRTTKQQSLVGKRIAPSHARYGDLVFFHITKNEKHVGLYLGKQRFIHASSSKGVMISRLNNPYWAARFWQFRHINK
- a CDS encoding sterol desaturase family protein, whose product is MNYYNAWLQWGFFLLVFLVLAIWESNRPRRTLAQVKILRWLNHFSLFAINMTLSHFIIPFFAISSALWAREHNFGILVTLNINPYIAVIVTVLALDLALYLFHVLMHRLPVLWRVHQVHHSDTDLDTSTALRFHPIEFLLMLWVRIGAVTLLGAPVLGVVVYELLFSGMLIFNHCNIKLHPLRERQLRWLIVTPDVHRIHHSLNEKEHNSNLGFVFSFWDRSLGTHIIDPLLGHPAMRLGLSFARRSREQWLDRLICLPFRRNIDK
- a CDS encoding tRNA-uridine aminocarboxypropyltransferase, which encodes MRIHGFHHLYQFRLKQSTKPFIARGAQITRCMYCRVAESLCLCAHQPDINTRVAAMLIVSENEVFKPSNTGRLIADTIKDTSVFQWHRTEPCADMLAQLADEKYAPVLVFPATSVEEKAKVVTASSFVADDKIPLLVFIDGSWREARRIYRKSAYLQSLPMMSITPDTVSDYIMRKSENEQYLATAEVASLILQEIGEPQAANALHYWFNAFKETYLMTKSRGVADDSRPQLSLYLQWKKRFTSIEAHRT
- the nagK gene encoding N-acetylglucosamine kinase yields the protein MYYGFDIGGTKIEFGAFNNQLERVAKERLATSTDDYDQLLESIIELVERHDKKFGEKGKIGIGLPGMENAKDGTLLTVNIPAANGKELRQDLQEKLQRDVNIENDANCFALSEAWDDEFQGQGSVLGLIMGTGFGGGIIIDGQVLSGRNHVAGEVGHMRVPIDAWFALGDNPPLLECGCGKQGCLDNYLSGRGFETLYAHDYDEQCSAEDIIKAYQSNEKNAVAFVDRYLEFTAICFGGLFTALDPGVVVLGGGLSNFELLYEELPKRIPRYLMSVATCPKIIQARHGDSGGVRGAAFLNLDTSK
- a CDS encoding DUF2960 family protein → MSRTILYTYNDEEKTLVFSYQEYRSAHEAVAAAEGIDLTHYLKMEQQIEAISDTKAVRNYRDNHFRQLGFTRITLKPKENVGIGKKPTQK